In Pangasianodon hypophthalmus isolate fPanHyp1 chromosome 3, fPanHyp1.pri, whole genome shotgun sequence, a single genomic region encodes these proteins:
- the LOC113544242 gene encoding cytochrome P450 2U1 encodes MWHDVEFPSVSFIFFTLFIIIVFYLLRHYRLRKHLFVNIPPGPKPLPVVGNFGSLFVPPFILKLFARKAEEYEEKRASPLSPQVGLMELSKVYGNMYSLFVGSQLVVVLNGYEVIRDALSNHAEVFSDRPDIPLITILTKRKGIVFAPYGPIWRKQRKFCHMTLRNFGLGKLSLEPCIHEGFAVVKAELLKRNQEAGGQGVDLMPLISSAVSNVISSISLGQRFHHQDEEFRTQLNLMAHGLEISMNSAAVLINIFPWLYYVPCGVFKQLRRVERDITAFLKKIIARHRATLDPENPRDFIDMYLVEMLTQQKPGGSEEDGFSEDYLFYIIGDLFIAGTDTTTNSILWMVLYMCLHPDVQENVQREIDAVVGRGRLPSLTDKGTLPYTEATIMEVQRMAVVVPLAIPHMASKTTEFRGYTIPKGTVILPNLWSVHRDPTVWENPDDFNPSRFLDEQGQLLRKEYFIPFGIGRRVCMGEQLAKMELFLMFTSLMQAFTFRLPEGHQPLSMHGRFGLTLAPCRFSVCVTPRKPETHTTSENHGDTE; translated from the exons ATGTGGCACGACGTCGAATTTCCCTCCGtgtcatttatatttttcactcttttcATCATTATTGTTTTCTATCTGCTGAGACACTATCGACTACGTAAACACTTGTTTGTAAACATCCCCCCGGGTCCAAAACCACTTCCGGTTGTAGGGAACTTCGGCAGCTTGTTCGTGCCGCCGTTTATTCTGAAGCTGTTCGCGCGGAAAGCTGAAGAGTATGAAGAGAAGAGAGCAAGCCCACTTTCCCCGCAGGTGGGTTTGATGGAGTTGTCGAAGGTTTACGGTAACATGTACAGCCTGTTTGTGGGCAGTCAGCTGGTGGTGGTGCTGAACGGGTACGAGGTGATCAGAGACGCGCTGTCCAACCACGCCGAGGTTTTCTCTGACAGACCTGACATCCCTCTGATCACCATTCTGACCAAGCGGAAAG GCATTGTATTTGCTCCTTACGGTCCAATCTGGAGAAAACAGCGCAAGTTCTGCCACATGACTCTTCGAAACTTCGGCCTGGGCAAACTGAGTCTGGAGCCCTGCATCCACGAGGGATTCGCCGTGGTCAAGGCTGAGCTGCTGAAGCGAAACCAGGAGGCAGGAGGACAGGGGGTGGACCTGATGCCTTTGATCAGCAGTGCTGTGTCCAATGTGATCTCCTCGATCAGCCTGGGCCAGCGCTTCCACCACCAGGACGAGGAGTTCCGCACGCAGCTGAACCTCATGGCCCACGGTCTGGAGATCAGCATGAACAGCGCCGCCGTGCTCATCAACATCTTCCCCTGGCTCTACTACGTCCCCTGCGGCGTCTTCAAGCAGCTCCGCCGAGTGGAGAGGGACATCACGGCATTCCTGAAGAAGATTATAGCCAGGCACAGGGCCACGCTGGACCCCGAGAACCCCAGGGATTTCATCGATATGTATCTGGTGGAGATGCTGACTCAGCAAAAACCAGGTGGATCAGAGGAGGACGGATTCTCCGAGGATTATCTGTTCTACATAATAGGGGACCTGTTTATTGCAGGGACGGATACGACTACTAATAGCATCCTGTGGATGGTACTGTACATGTGTTTACATCCTGATGTCCAAG AGAATGTTCAGCGAGAGATCGATGCAGTAGTGGGACGTGGAAGGCTGCCGTCGCTGACTGACAAGGGCACGCTGCCCTACACCGAGGCCACCATCATGGAGGTGCAGAGAATGGCTGTGGTGGTGCCTCTGGCTATTCCTCACATGGCTTCCAAGACTACAG AATTCCGAGGGTACACTATTCCTAAGGGGACAGTCATCCTTCCCAACCTCTGGTCGGTCCACAGAGATCCCACTGTGTGGGAGAATCCAGATGACTTCAATCCTTCACGGTTTCTGGATGAACAAGGCCAGCTCCTCAGGAAGgaatattttattccatttgGAATAG GTCGGAGAGTGTGCATGGGAGAACAGCTGGCAAAGATGGAGCTCTTCCTGATGTTCACCAGCCTGATGCAGGCTTTCACATTCCGCCTCCCTGAGGGACATCAGCCTCTGTCCATGCATGGACGCTTCGGCCTCACGCTGGCTCCCTGtcgcttcagtgtgtgtgtgacgccACGcaaacctgaaacacacacaacatcagaAAATCACGGAGACACGGAGTAA